From Planctomycetota bacterium, one genomic window encodes:
- the rpmJ gene encoding 50S ribosomal protein L36 encodes MKVRASVKRICENCKIVRRKGIVRVICINPKHKQKQG; translated from the coding sequence ATGAAGGTCCGTGCCAGCGTCAAGCGCATCTGCGAAAACTGCAAGATTGTCCGTCGTAAGGGCATCGTGCGCGTGATCTGCATCAACCCGAAGCACAAGCAGAAGCAAGGCTGA
- the map gene encoding type I methionyl aminopeptidase, producing MPRQKIIFKSESELDQMRLTGYHARRIVLAMAERVAVGVTTGEINDICRRELGLIGGIGMSKNYPTYKPGEGYPAESCISINEEIVHGIPGPRKLKEGDIVTLDLAMKLGSYCADNAITVGVGRLPPEKKKLLDITKATLDYAIENAEPGVKWSEIAREMQKMAEKKGYGVIRDFVGHGIGRTMHEDPKVPNFTNAEQRKGDFVLRPGMTFAVEPMCVVGKPDVKTLSDNWTIVTRKRKPACHFEHTLSITETGCDVLTDGRPPASLIEGPVKTERPSPVLDEGLAAVAA from the coding sequence ATGCCGAGGCAGAAGATCATCTTCAAGAGCGAGTCGGAGCTGGACCAGATGCGGCTCACTGGCTATCACGCCAGGCGCATCGTCCTCGCCATGGCCGAGAGAGTTGCTGTCGGTGTGACGACCGGCGAGATCAACGACATCTGCCGACGCGAGCTCGGTCTCATCGGCGGCATCGGGATGAGCAAGAACTACCCGACCTACAAGCCCGGCGAGGGCTACCCGGCCGAGAGCTGCATCAGCATCAACGAGGAGATCGTCCACGGCATCCCGGGCCCGCGGAAGCTCAAGGAGGGCGACATCGTCACGCTCGACCTGGCGATGAAGCTCGGCTCCTACTGCGCCGACAACGCGATCACCGTCGGCGTCGGCAGGCTGCCGCCAGAGAAGAAGAAGCTCCTCGACATCACCAAGGCCACGCTCGACTATGCCATCGAGAACGCTGAGCCGGGCGTCAAGTGGAGCGAGATCGCCCGCGAGATGCAGAAGATGGCCGAGAAAAAGGGGTACGGCGTCATCCGCGACTTCGTCGGCCACGGCATCGGTCGCACGATGCACGAGGATCCCAAGGTCCCCAACTTCACCAATGCCGAGCAGCGCAAGGGCGACTTCGTCCTCCGGCCCGGCATGACGTTCGCCGTCGAGCCGATGTGCGTCGTCGGCAAGCCCGACGTGAAGACGCTCAGCGACAACTGGACGATCGTCACCCGCAAGCGCAAACCCGCCTGCCACTTCGAGCACACGCTGTCGATCACCGAGACCGGCTGCGACGTCCTCACCGACGGCCGACCGCCGGCGAGCCTGATCGAAGGCCCGGTCAAGACCGAGCGTCCGTCGCCCGTCCTGGACGAAGGCCTCGCTGCCGTTGCAGCGTGA